A portion of the Borrelia puertoricensis genome contains these proteins:
- a CDS encoding ParA family protein translates to MRDIITISSIKGGVGKSVTAIMLGFIFSKKYKTLLIDIDSQASVTSYFLPYFENKIDIREYNIYEVLKSKKSFMSIVHEITDNLHFAPSHIKLSQFSGENIIGQEYKLKTILTPYFDNYDYILIDTPPSVNKELINSLMIATKVVIPLPAELWAIESYDILKSKMQEIISAYQKQDFKSYYVIQTLYEENRKIKKEFFYSLQQLYQEYVPIKIHRSVAIQKMVTYRLEPQESERYYNEYLKVAEVIEGIENIKTT, encoded by the coding sequence GTGAGAGATATTATAACAATCTCTTCAATTAAGGGTGGAGTTGGTAAGAGTGTAACAGCAATAATGTTGGGATTTATTTTTTCTAAAAAGTATAAAACTTTACTTATAGATATTGATTCTCAGGCCAGTGTTACTTCTTATTTTCTTCCTTATTTTGAAAACAAAATCGACATAAGGGAATATAATATTTACGAAGTATTAAAGTCTAAAAAGTCTTTTATGAGTATTGTTCATGAAATAACAGATAATTTGCACTTTGCTCCATCGCATATTAAGCTTTCTCAATTTTCAGGAGAGAATATTATTGGGCAGGAGTATAAGTTGAAAACGATTTTGACCCCTTATTTCGATAATTATGATTATATATTAATTGATACTCCTCCATCGGTTAATAAAGAGCTTATTAATTCTTTGATGATTGCGACTAAGGTTGTTATTCCTTTACCAGCAGAGCTATGGGCTATTGAAAGTTATGATATTTTGAAAAGTAAAATGCAAGAGATTATTAGTGCTTATCAGAAACAGGATTTTAAGAGTTATTATGTTATTCAAACTCTTTACGAGGAAAATAGAAAAATAAAGAAAGAATTTTTTTATAGCTTACAACAACTTTATCAAGAATATGTTCCGATTAAAATTCACAGAAGTGTTGCTATTCAGAAGATGGTTACTTATAGATTAGAGCCTCAGGAGAGCGAACGGTATTATAATGAATATTTAAAGGTTGCTGAAGTTATTGAAGGTATTGAAAATATAAAAACAACATAA
- a CDS encoding chromosome replication/partitioning protein, with protein sequence MKMDILNTIKSRVGDVTQIEDISDKEKARSRYRQLKEEIKARTLEEVVNKLELAKALYEIKKNKLYRFDGYDNFYEFCLDYKFSRTMIYRYIKIGAYLENENVSEQDFMQSSLNKIINDIRVKRSPSECKPVIVRFNLEDKEKQLILVKNKQKLEKFLLEYLLDNWESFMI encoded by the coding sequence ATGAAGATGGATATACTTAATACTATTAAAAGCAGGGTGGGCGATGTCACTCAAATTGAGGATATTTCCGATAAAGAAAAGGCTCGATCAAGATATAGACAACTTAAAGAGGAAATTAAAGCCCGGACTTTAGAGGAAGTTGTTAATAAACTGGAATTAGCCAAGGCTCTTTATGAGATAAAGAAGAATAAATTATACAGATTTGATGGGTATGATAATTTTTATGAGTTTTGTTTAGATTATAAGTTTAGTAGAACTATGATATATAGATATATTAAAATCGGTGCTTATTTAGAAAATGAAAATGTAAGTGAGCAAGATTTTATGCAGAGCTCTTTGAATAAAATTATTAATGATATAAGAGTTAAGAGAAGTCCTTCAGAGTGTAAACCCGTTATTGTTAGATTTAATTTAGAGGATAAGGAGAAACAATTGATTCTTGTGAAAAACAAGCAGAAGCTTGAGAAATTTTTGCTTGAATATTTGTTAGATAATTGGGAATCATTTATGATATAA
- a CDS encoding plasmid maintenance protein yields the protein MKNLNLFLYNNSKLKKNQVRLIKIISILKYLNKNKLGYNQQDILNLANFFLKKEGYAIIKMKTLQKDLGFLKKNNVIKTFIIRLGEYKGSKIKYMPKRNAYQILKQILNSTEELLERTFNIIYKLSKQEKIKNKTEQKNRTKNSSVYNNINNNINNKKKTIIENNKQPQTIEKILEKYMLHKGKQQKKTTKI from the coding sequence ATGAAAAATTTAAATTTATTTTTATATAATAACAGTAAACTCAAAAAAAATCAAGTTAGACTAATAAAAATAATCTCCATCTTAAAATATCTAAACAAAAACAAGTTAGGGTATAACCAACAAGACATACTTAACTTAGCTAACTTTTTTTTAAAAAAAGAGGGTTACGCGATCATTAAAATGAAAACATTACAAAAAGATTTGGGCTTCCTCAAAAAAAACAATGTAATAAAAACATTCATAATAAGACTTGGGGAATACAAAGGTTCAAAAATAAAGTACATGCCAAAAAGAAATGCATATCAAATATTAAAGCAAATACTCAATTCAACAGAAGAACTATTAGAAAGAACATTCAATATTATATATAAACTAAGCAAACAGGAAAAAATCAAAAATAAAACAGAGCAAAAAAATAGAACAAAAAATAGCAGTGTATATAATAATATAAATAATAATATAAATAATAAGAAAAAAACGATAATAGAAAACAATAAACAACCACAAACAATAGAAAAGATATTAGAAAAATACATGTTACACAAGGGTAAACAACAAAAAAAGACTACCAAGATATAA